ATTTGATGTGGCTCAGCATGAAAGGGTAAAGAAATTATTGTtgtcagaggagaggatggcAAATATTCCTGCTGGAAGCATTTGAGTTTCCCACGCACTGGCAGTCTTCTAATCTGTTGGCATGCAAATGTATATGAACATATGAGTCATTCACCTCACCATTATCACATAATTCACCAATAATCGCTACATTATACTCTCAAAGAGGCATCATAAATACTTAATGAGTGAAACCTTAAACTTGTACACCTCAAATTTTGTCAACATTATTTCATCATTGACAATATCTACAGATTGAGTAATATAAAATCAAGAAACATACTGTTCAACAGCTTTGCTTGATTTCCTTCTATTATACTGAAGGTGAATTTTGATAGCATAATGAAAAAGTAATAAAGGTAATTACTGATGGCAACCAGGAAGATTTTAACTCAAACTGTCAGAAACACTGTGTTACCTACTTGACACATTAGTATTGACTGTTGGTTTGTTGTCTTCCACATAACCAAAGCTCAACAGCTTAGACATGTTGACAGGAGCTGGTTTCTTGTCAAATACTCTGTGAAAAGACCATAAATATAAAGTTCAAATGTGATGGAAAcacaaaatgctttttaatGAACATCATACCAGATGGTGCTTATGCAGTTACAAATATAATGCAATGTCTTTGTCAAAACGCTTTACGTTAACcagacagatgacagacagTTTAAACATCAGATATGAACTCTACCCCTCCGACACAGTGCATCAAAACAAACTCTGGCTACTCATTACAAATGTATTCCTACAACAAAGCACACAGAGTCAATAACTGGTACTGACATTAGTTAGATTTCTCTTCATTTTACACTGTACCACTCTGCAAAACTGCCCATCTGAACAAGTAATGTAATCTCAGATTTAGCCTTATTATCTTTGATCAAATAAAGGAAAAGGGTGATAAATGactgttttcactcagtcagtcacttATGGTTCAGGAAATTTCTAGGCTCTGTTCTCAAAGTCAATATCTTACACCAAGACCGTGTGTAGCTGATCACTgcactaataaaaaaaaaagatttttacaTGTCTAACAAATAtgattgatagatagatagttttTTGCAGTGGATGCGTTGTAACCATACAGCCTCTTACGTACACAGACTTTAGTCTTTactgttttgtctctgtagCACTATGTGTGaggttattttgtgtttttgacaagTCATTGACATTTTCCCAAAGGTACAGggaacacacagcacagaccaGCAGTGAGCCAAAGCAAACTCACAGGTGAATGTCCAGGCTTTTGCTCTGCCattgctctctgtgctgtttaattTGACCTCAGTTAAATGCCCACAAGCATTTCTGCTTAGTCACCACAGCATGGAGACATATGGTCTGGAATCTactgataatgtgtgtgtgttgttatgcTAAGAAGACTTAAGCTGATGAAAAGCTAAACAATTTAGCAAAAACCCTGTTAATTATGAAATTGCTTATATTTATCAGAGCAAACAACGCTTAATTATACTACATGAGTACAGAGTTTAAAGAATTTATGTCCATACTTaactaaataacaaaaatataaactacTCATAATATATCACATGTATTAGGTCAAATATGTGTATAATAATATATCTGCTTTGTGTGTCACTCCAGTAACCCTACGCTCCTTTTCCAATCAAAATGAATGATATCATCTGACATACTAAGGTCATCAAGTTCATAAATCCGTTTTGTGCAATGCTGTTTCTGAGAGTTGTAATGACAGGCGCTCTGAgacacaaccaccaccacagacCAACAGCACCATCTTGTGACAGCATGAACTTACATCCTCTTGAATTTGCTGGTCTCATGATGTTGGTTGGGTGACTGCATTTTCTTCATCTGGCCACAGTCAATGTTGTTGTTCTGCAGAACCCAAAACAAAGTCACAGTCTTTGGTGGTCATTTTGTGAATGTAAAAATAGCGAGGTTATCTTTTTTCCTCGCATCTCCTACAACAAGCACCTAAACCACAAAGTAGCTCTGCCTAATCAATTTACAACAGAATGAAGTTTGTAACAGTACAGCATCACAAACAATCCTTTAACTTTATCATAAAACATGGAGTCATAATAACACAACATGAGATACAGAGTAAATTGTTATTGCGCTGACTCATAGCTAAATTACTTTCTGAATAACTTTGGCATTTCTCTGTTTACCTTctctttgctgttgttgctgttatcaTCCCTCTCCCAGGCTGACATATTGTCAGTCCCAAAGGGAGGTTCTAGAGGTTTCCTTTCTTCACTGTTAATGAGGCTGTTAATGAAACAATACAGTGATATGAAACATGTCCCTCACTTACTGATAGTTGAAATATATAATGAAGAATTATCAACCATTATAGTGGTTGATTGTTGGATGGATGTGTAGTAATGTAGTAACATTACTAGCAATATTCTTACATTGGCAGCACTGACAGAAGTAGCaagtagttgtagttgtagtaaCGGAGGTGaaagtatttttaaatcaagtaCCTTGGTTTGCTGTTGTCCTCTGATGAAGTGCAGAACCAGTCTGGAGGTTTGTATGAATTCGGTTGAGAAGCAATTGTGTCCTCATGCCACAAAAGTCCTGTCAAGCAAAGATGAACATAAAAGTCACATAAAAGTAAGCTAAAGTATTAATGAGCCCAAAGGAGGTGTGTAAACAAAAGGTGTGTGAAGGCATCAGCATGGCTCTACCCTTATGCCCTCCTTGTTTTGCAAGCTTTACATAGTCAGAGTCACTCTCCAGGACTCCTGCTCTTCGCCCTCGGGCCTTCTCCTCCGGAAGAGTGCTGATGGCTGGGGACAGTCCTGGAATCTGGGAGATGTGGCCATTTACTGCATTGTACCCTGTTTTCATACCTGtaatgttaaaacacacacacataaacacactacGTGACTAAAGAAAAAATGGAGAGATACTACTTCTTCTAATTGCTTAATTTGAACTTTGCTAAGCACCACCCACGCGAGTGATGGCAGCACCTTTTCGGCTGACCATAGCTACATGGGCTACACCGTGAGGAAACTAAACTATGTCACAGTATGAACAGTTATACTTGCCATGTTTTGTTGGTTGAAGGTCGTTACTCATGAGTACCAGGGATTTTCTAgtggaaatggaaacaaaaccCGGTACACCGTCAAACCTCTCCGACGATAGCTTGTACAAGCGAGCAACGGTCGTTAGCATCAACAGACTGCATTAACGTTAGCATTAGTTAGCTAACGTCACGACTTCTGTCAGTTTATCCAAGTCACGTCtataaattaaatacaaatttaGAAGTGACGGCACTAATTACTCTAGAGAAATAATTTTAACTACAGTTCTGAgtgaatttaaaatgttataCTTACTCTGAAAGCATTTTAGCAGGGAAGCAAGAGACGACGCTGACTCTGTTTGGAACTTCTGACCTCGTTGCTATGGAAACGATTTGCTGGGAGTTATGACAACCTGGAgtacagctgctgctctgtgatgtgGAGAGCAGAAGGATGCGGTTTCTTCTCGACTTGGCGCGACAGCTAGTGAGCGAATTAGTTAGTTAGTCTGTGAACGCAAGTTTGAAAGGTGGAGAGGTCTTTCTAAATAAGCATAAGGAcataaagacaataaaaaaaaaaaaaaacgggcgAGTGTGATTTGATGGAGTTAAGAATGAGATAGGTACAATCCcactttcagatttttaaaaagtttttttctgagtttttAATCAAGGCGAGGTACATGTCAATATCtgttagatagatagattcaTAAGTCAAGTCAAAACAATCGTTATTTATATACCAatacaacagaagttatctcgaggcactgcacatatatatatagcaggtctagactgtTATACTGTCATGTGTTGTATCATTACTAATGCAGTGTGTAAGTGACAATTTACTGTTGTAGCCGGTCAAAGTGGAACTAGTTTTTAATCAACTGTAGTTTAATCTACAACactcatattttataaacttaTGTATGTTGTCATCTTTTAGCTGTCAAAAACATGTTGTGGAGTAAAAAATGCAACACTTCCCTCTAAAATGTAGTGATGTCTAAgtataaaatactgtaaaactgTAGTCATATGCAGTactacttgagtaaatatatttAGCTGCATCCCACACctgtgctgtgttgtatttACAGAAGCTGGAATGCTGAAAATTTTCTGTCAGGTGTTGGCACTATTGAGTAATGGTTAATAAATCATTGATGCATTGCACAGTCTTAAAAGATGAATCTCTGGAAGgtctttgtgaaaaaaaaaaaaaaaaagtgtgacagAAAAGTGACAGAGCACCGTGAAATAagacttttctcttttaatgGAAATGTGCCTTCAGAGCAATTTGAAAAGATATTCAGTGGTCTTATTACAGATAAATCATGATGTGTTCTCTGTGGTAGTCTGCTCTTAACTGTCTTTTTAGTAGCCTAA
This genomic window from Lates calcarifer isolate ASB-BC8 linkage group LG1, TLL_Latcal_v3, whole genome shotgun sequence contains:
- the LOC108901066 gene encoding uncharacterized protein C7orf57, translating into MKTCPEQKFANTVEFMHNLRCYTSGRARFRHFPPRPAVSVGCPGDARPRVSGMELLKEHLSCRAKSRRNRILLLSTSQSSSCTPGCHNSQQIVSIATRSEVPNRVSVVSCFPAKMLSEKSLVLMSNDLQPTKHGMKTGYNAVNGHISQIPGLSPAISTLPEEKARGRRAGVLESDSDYVKLAKQGGHKGLLWHEDTIASQPNSYKPPDWFCTSSEDNSKPSLINSEERKPLEPPFGTDNMSAWERDDNSNNSKEKNNNIDCGQMKKMQSPNQHHETSKFKRIVFDKKPAPVNMSKLLSFGYVEDNKPTVNTNVSN